The nucleotide sequence GCGCCGCGCCGAGGTGGCGGCACCATGGATGCACTTCTGTCTCGAACGTGACGGGCTGATCATCGTCGCACGTCGCGGGCGGTATGGGTGCGGGATGCGCTCCGGCCACCAGCTGCATCCGCACCAGCATCGAGGTCCCCATGAAACTCCGCGCGTCCCTGCTCAGCGTCACCGCGGCCCTGGCCGCCCTCTCCCTGGGCCTCGGCGGCCTGGCCCCCGCGGCGGCGGCGCCCGGGTCGTCGTCGAGCGCCTCCGATCCCGCTGCTGAGGCCGTCCCGGAGACCGCGCCCCGGCCCCGGCTGCAGCCCGGGCGGTCTCGGCCGCCGACAGTGCGGCCGATCAGCCGCTGGGCGCGTTCTATGCCGCACCCTCGCAGCTGCCCCAGGCGCCGGCGAGCCGGCTCAAGCACGAGTCCTCGCCCTTCTATCTCGGACCGGCGCGAGCGGTGCGGCTGGGCGAGGCGCAGTCCCGGATCATGTACACCACGACCGACTCGGACGGCGCGATCGTCCCGGTGACGGACTCGTTCCTGAAGTCGGGCTCGCCGTGGCGCGGCCCAGGGGTCCGCCCTCTGATCACCTATGCGGTGGGCACGCAGGGCGTGGCGAATCAGTGCGCGCCCAGCCATCAGGGCGCCCAGGGCACCGAGTACGAGGCCGCGGGCATCAACGCCCTGCTGCTGGCCGGCTACGACGTGGTCGTCACGGACTGCATCGGCCTGGGGATGCAGGGCCCGCACACGTACATGGACCGCCTGGACCAGGGTCACGCCGTGCGCGATGCGGCGGGCGCCGTGCGCGATGCCGGCCTGGGCGGGACCAGCGCGCAGACTCCGGTCGGGATCGTGGGCTACTCCCAGGGCGGCGGGGCCGCAGCCTCAGCCGGCGAGCTGGCTGCCTCCTACGCACCCGATCTCCGGGTGCAGGCCGTCGCGGCCGGCGCCCCGCCCGCCGATCTGAGCCAGGTCACGGCGAAGATCGACAACGGGCTCTACAACGGCTTCCTCATGTACACGCTCAGCGGGCTGGTCGAGTCCGAGGGCATCTCACCGGCGTCGTTCCTGAACCCCCGCGGTGTTCAGCTCTACACCGAGACGATCGGCGAGTGCACGACCTCGGCGATCGCGCCGACGGCCCTGGCCCGGACGAGCAGTCTGACGGCCAGCGGGCGCTCCGTGACCGAGCTGAGCCGCACCGAGCCGTTCCTGTCGATCCTCGAGCGGCAGCGCCTCGGAGCCGCCGCTCAGGCGACGATCCAGGCCAGCGCCCCCAGCGCGACGAAGGCGATCGGGAAGATCCAGGCGATCAGCACCACGCCTCGACCAGCCGGCGGTCGCGCGCCGTCCGGAGCGCGCAGGGGAGAGGTGACACGGTCGTCGTCGCCCGAGAGCTCGCGCGCCTCCAGGGCTGAGAGCACGCACAGGACGAGGAGGGCGCCCACGGAGACGGGGGCTGCCGGGATGCCATCGACCACGGGCTCCAGCGGCAGGGGTCCGGCCAGGGCGCGCAGCGCGCCCAGCAGGAAGAGCCCGGCGAAGAAGGCGAGGCCGAGCCGCGTCCTGCGCAGCAGCGGCCCGAGCAGGACGGGCAGTGCCGCCACTCCGGCGGCGAGCAGTCCCAGGCAGATCAGCTCAGCCACGTTGAAGGACAGCGCCTCGCCGAGGGCCCACCGGTTGGTCGCGTCATTGCCCGTGAGGAAGACGACGAGGGCCGCCAGGGAGATCAGGGTGACGCGCAGGACCCCGGTGTCTCGCGCGGGCTCGTCGGCGTCGCCGACCTCCCGCGCGTACTCCCGGGCGTCGCCGAAGGCCTCCTCCGGGTCGGTGCCCGTCTCGATGCAGTGCGACTCGACCTCGGCCAGGTGGTCGCCGATCCGCGCGCCGGGGACATCGCGAAGGCGCAGCTCGAGGACGAAGTCGTCGCACCAGCGGCGGTGCAGCCGCACGAACGGGCGCTGCCAGACGTCGTGGTCATCGGCCAGGGACTCGGGTGCTGTGCTCATGGTGATCTCCTGAAGAAGGGTGGAGTTCAGGGGTGCGACGGAGCTCGGTCAAGCTCCAGATGGGTGTCGACGGCGCGCGCGAAGGCCGACCAGGCGGTGCGGGCGTCGGCCAGCTCGGCGCGGCCGACGTCGGTGAGGCGGAAGTACTTGCGCCCGGGCCCGCCCTCGCCGGTGCGCCACTCGATCGTCACGAGCTCGCGGGTCTCCAGGCGGGCGAGCAGGGGGTAGAGCGTGCCGCCCATGATCTCGCCGATCCCGGCCTCGGCCAGGCGGGCGATGATCGCGTAGCCGTAGCCGTAGCCGTAGCCGTAGCCGTAGCCGTGGCCGTAGGCGGGGCCGACGGCCAGGCACTGCAGCACGCACGGCTGCAGCACGCCGCGCAGCCATTCGCTGCGTCTGGTCGCTGAGGGGTCTGCTGCAGGAGTCATGACTAGATAGCCACACACACTAGTGGGGGTGGCTATCTAGCAGATGTGCGATGCGGTCCAGGGCCGCCGTGGCTCTGGCGGCTCGCCTCTGCCTGCTCACCTCTGCGCGCGGCGGCCCCGGACGATGGCTTCGGGCAACGTGCCCCGTCGTCCACCGGGGCACGTTAAGGAGCGCGAGGCCTCGAGTCGGTTCAGTCCGGGAGGCGCTGGCCGGTGGCGGTGTCGAAGAGGTGGAGGCGGTCCAGGGCCGGGGTGGTCCAGATGGTGTCGCCGACCTTGACGGCGGAGCGTCCGCTGGTGCGGATGGTGATGCCTTCGGGGGCGTGGTCTTCGTCGGCGGTCTCCTCCTCGGCGGCCGAGGAGTGGGTGGTGACGATCTGGTTGGCTGCGGTGACCGGTGCCAGTGTGCTGTAGATGTAGGCGTCGGCGCCGAGCTCCTCGACGGCCTGGACGGTCACGGGGATGCCTTCGCTCTCTGGGGCCAGTGAGAGGTTCTCGGGGCGGATGCCCACGGTGACCTCGGTGCCGGTGAGGGCCTGGCGCTGGGCGTCGGTGAGCTGGAGACGGGTGGTGCCCAGTGCCAGCACGCCCTGGTCATCCGGGGCGCTGCGCAGCAGGTTCATGGCCGGGGAGCCGATGAATCCGGCCACGAACTCGTTGGCGGGGCGGTCGTAGAGGTTGGCCGGGGTGTCGACCTGCATGAGCTTGCCGCCCTTGAGCACGGCCACGCGATCACCCATGGTCATGGCCTCGGTCTGATCGTGGGTGACATAGACGGTGGTGACGCCCAGGCGTCGGGTGAGGGAGGCGATCTGGGTGCGGGTCTGCACGCGCAGTTTGGCATCGAGGTTGGACAGCGGCTCGTCCATGAGGAAGACCTTGGGGGAGCGCACGATGGCTCGGCCCATGGCCACGCGCTGGCGCTGTCCGCCCGAGAGGTTCTTGGGCTTGCGGTCCAGGTACTCGGTGAGGTCCAGGATCTTGGCGGCCTCCTCGACCTTGGCCCGGCGCTCGTCGGCGGGGACCTTGGCGATCTTCAGCGCGAAGCCCATGTTCTCGGCCACGGTCATGTGGGGGTAGAGGGCGTAGTTCTGGAAGACCATGGCGATGTCGCGGTCGCGGGGGTCGACGTCGGTGACGTCCTGATCGCCGATCAGGATCGAGCCGCGGGTGACGTCCTCGAGTCCCGCCAGCATGCGCAGGGTCGTGGACTTGCCGCAGCCCGACGGGCCCACGAGCACCAGGAACTCGCCGTCGGCGATGTCCAGGCTGAGCTCGGAGACCGAGGGGCTCTCGGCTCCGGGGTACTGACAGGTCACGCGGTCATACGAAACAGTCGCCATGACGAGGCATCCTTTCTGGAAGTGCCGCATGAAATGCGGCGTAAGAGCTGTCTGATGAATCGCTGCTGGAGGCAGTCGGCTGCCGCGAAGCAGAGCTCGGGGCTGTGATCCGGTCAGGACCCGTCGGTCTCGAACAGGACGTTGATGGCCCTGTTGGTCTCGGAGAGGGAAGAGGCGGGCACGTCGTTGGCATAGATGTCTTCGAAAGCGGGGGCCATCAGCGCGGTGATATCGGCTCCGTATCGGGTGACGGGGAAGTAGAACGTGTTGCCCTCTTCGACCGGGGCGATGAAGGGCTCCGGATCGATGCCCATCTCCTGATAGGTCTGCGCGGCGATGGGCGTGGAGTCCTTGCGGGCGGGGAAGACCACGCCAGCTCGGGCGACCTCCTGCTGGCACTGGGCCGAACCCATGAACGCGGTCCACAGCGCGGCGCCCTCGGGATTGTCCGTGTCCTTGACGATGGAGTCGGCCAGGCCGTTCATCATGGACTGGGCCGTTCCGTCGGGACCCACTGGGGTGCGGGCGGTGCCGACGGGGAAATCCTCGATGGCCGCGTAGTTGGGAATCAGCCATGCGCCGTCCACGGCCATGGCCACCGACCCGGAGGAGAGCTGGGAGTTGACGCCCTCAGCTGCGTTGAACTGTCCGTACGGCGGCACGAACCCCTTGTCGGTGAGCCCGAAGTACCAATCCAGGGTCTCCTGAAGAGCCGGATCATCGAGGTTGTAGTGATCCCCCCAGAGCGGTTCGTCGGTGATCTGCCAGCCGTTGGAGGCGGCGAAGGCCGACCACTGCGCCTGGCCCGCAGTGCCGCCGCCGGCCTCGTGCAGCCCGAAGCCGTA is from Kocuria palustris and encodes:
- a CDS encoding HAAS signaling domain-containing protein, with amino-acid sequence MSTAPESLADDHDVWQRPFVRLHRRWCDDFVLELRLRDVPGARIGDHLAEVESHCIETGTDPEEAFGDAREYAREVGDADEPARDTGVLRVTLISLAALVVFLTGNDATNRWALGEALSFNVAELICLGLLAAGVAALPVLLGPLLRRTRLGLAFFAGLFLLGALRALAGPLPLEPVVDGIPAAPVSVGALLVLCVLSALEARELSGDDDRVTSPLRAPDGARPPAGRGVVLIAWIFPIAFVALGALAWIVA
- a CDS encoding PadR family transcriptional regulator codes for the protein MTPAADPSATRRSEWLRGVLQPCVLQCLAVGPAYGHGYGYGYGYGYGYAIIARLAEAGIGEIMGGTLYPLLARLETRELVTIEWRTGEGGPGRKYFRLTDVGRAELADARTAWSAFARAVDTHLELDRAPSHP
- a CDS encoding ABC transporter ATP-binding protein, which translates into the protein MATVSYDRVTCQYPGAESPSVSELSLDIADGEFLVLVGPSGCGKSTTLRMLAGLEDVTRGSILIGDQDVTDVDPRDRDIAMVFQNYALYPHMTVAENMGFALKIAKVPADERRAKVEEAAKILDLTEYLDRKPKNLSGGQRQRVAMGRAIVRSPKVFLMDEPLSNLDAKLRVQTRTQIASLTRRLGVTTVYVTHDQTEAMTMGDRVAVLKGGKLMQVDTPANLYDRPANEFVAGFIGSPAMNLLRSAPDDQGVLALGTTRLQLTDAQRQALTGTEVTVGIRPENLSLAPESEGIPVTVQAVEELGADAYIYSTLAPVTAANQIVTTHSSAAEEETADEDHAPEGITIRTSGRSAVKVGDTIWTTPALDRLHLFDTATGQRLPD